The following DNA comes from Gammaproteobacteria bacterium.
CGGGTTGATGTCACCGTATCGCGCGCGCCATTCCTGAGTTTCACTCTCAGCGGATACCGCACGCGATGAGCCAGCGCGGTTTCACACTGGTCGAGTTGGTCATCGCGCTGACGCTGACGGTGATTGTGACGTCATTCGCGGCGATGTTTATTGCCGGACCGGTGCAGGGGTATACAGACCAGAACCGTCGCGCCGGACTGGTCGACAGTGCCGAGAGCGCGCTGCACCGTATGGGCCGCGATATTCGCAGTGCTTTGCCAAACAGCGTGCGGGTCGTGGCCGTTGGTAGCGGCTTTGCTCTGGAAATGCTCAACACCGTTGACGGCGCGCGCTACCGTGAAAACCCGCCACCGGCCGACACAACAAAAACACTCGATTTTTCTGCTGCGGACGACCAGTTCAACGCGATCGGTGGTTTCAACCGTATCGCCAAGCCGTTTTCTTCAACAACGCACTACCTTTCGATTTATAACGTCGGTGTAACAGGGGCCAATTCCTGGGAGCTGGCGAATGTCATAACCCCGCCCGGCACGCAGATTGATATCGCTGCTGATGCTATTGCCGGCGAAGACCATGTCACGCTGGCGGCGCCGTTTCGCTTTGCCTACGGCTCACCGTCGCAACGCATGTATCTCATTAATGGCCCGGTGACCTGGCTTTGTGAGCCTGCGGCCGGCACCCTGACCCGTTTCGATGGCTATGCCATCGCTACAGACCAGACCACCCGGGACAGCGCTGCAGAGCTGACCGGGGCCGGGGCGACTGCCACCCGTGTGGCCGACAATATTTCTTCCTGCGCGCTGAACTATGCACCTGGTACCGCGTGGCGTGCCGGGCTGGTCAGCGCACGGCTGGCGGTGGCACAAGCGAGTGAAAGTATCGTGCTGCATCACCAGGTGCATATCGAGAACGCACCATGAACAGGCAACGTGGTGCGGCGCTGGTCGTGGCGGTATTCCTGATCATCGTGCTGGCGTTGCTCGGCACGGTAGCAGTGAAGCTCACCGGCGTGCAGCAGCAAACGGTGTCTCTGTCATTGCTGTCGGAGCGCGCGCTGCAGGCCGCGCGCACCGGGCTGGAATGGGGCGCGCACCAGGCCAGCAGCGCCGGTGTCTGTCTCAACAGCAGCACTACGCTGACCGAGGCTGCTCTCAACGGCTTTACGGTTGATGTGTCCTGCTCCACGACGGCGCATGCCGAGGGCGCAGCAATCATCAATGTGTATGTGATTGAGTCTTTCGCCAGCGCCGGCAGCTATGGCCAGCCGGACTACGTGTCCCGCCGTTTAACCATGGTGCTGACCGATGCAACCTGAACCCGGCATGATCCGTCTTGTCATTTTGCTGCTGTTGTCATTTTCGCTGGCGGCAAACGGTGCCCAGGTCTGCACGACTACGACGCTGGTCGACAAGGATCTCAACGGCATCTCCGGCAGCAGCGACAGCAACATCATTGCCGTGGGCAAGGATGGAAATATCGCGCGCTGGGACGGCAGTGTCTGGACGTCAATGAGTAGCCCGACGACCGAAGACCTGTCTGATGTTGAAGTTGTCGATGCCAATACTGCTTTTGCAGTGGGCAAAAAAGGCACAGTGCTGCAGCTGACAGGCGGCGTGTGGGTTGAGCAGAGTACGCCGACCGACAAGGAGCTGCAGGGAGTCTGGGCAGCGTCGGCCAACGAGGCATGGGCGGTCGGCAAGAACGGCACCATTATCTACTGGGACGGTTCGAGCTGGACCGATGTCAGCACGGCAGCGCAGGCAGGCGGGCGCGAGATGGTCGATGCCTGGGGAAACAGCACGAGCCTGTACAGCCTCGACAAGGAAGGCGTCTTGTATCGCTACGATCGCATCACCGATAGCTGGGATCTGCCGGACAATACGTGTGATGTAGGCGGTGGCAACTTCGAAGACCTGTGGGGCGATGGCTCTGGCGATATTTACCTGGTCAAGAAAGACGAGGTTTATCTTTATGATGGCGCTACGTGCAGCATTGTCGCCACCGCCAGCAAGGATCTGCTCGGAATTTATGGTGTTTCAGGTACCGGCCAGGTTGTTGCGGTGGGCAAGGACGCACGCGTACTGGAGTACGACGGCAGCAGCTGGACCGAGACTGACGAGGGTGTTGATGACTTTCGTGATGTCTGGGTGTCGCGTAACGGCAACGCTTATTATGCCGGCAAGAAAGGGGAACTGACGGCCTGCCAGTGTGTCAGCTGCATCGTGCCGGGTTTTGTAATTACGCATGACAGTTTTGGTA
Coding sequences within:
- a CDS encoding prepilin-type N-terminal cleavage/methylation domain-containing protein, which gives rise to MSQRGFTLVELVIALTLTVIVTSFAAMFIAGPVQGYTDQNRRAGLVDSAESALHRMGRDIRSALPNSVRVVAVGSGFALEMLNTVDGARYRENPPPADTTKTLDFSAADDQFNAIGGFNRIAKPFSSTTHYLSIYNVGVTGANSWELANVITPPGTQIDIAADAIAGEDHVTLAAPFRFAYGSPSQRMYLINGPVTWLCEPAAGTLTRFDGYAIATDQTTRDSAAELTGAGATATRVADNISSCALNYAPGTAWRAGLVSARLAVAQASESIVLHHQVHIENAP
- a CDS encoding pilus assembly protein MshP, whose protein sequence is MNRQRGAALVVAVFLIIVLALLGTVAVKLTGVQQQTVSLSLLSERALQAARTGLEWGAHQASSAGVCLNSSTTLTEAALNGFTVDVSCSTTAHAEGAAIINVYVIESFASAGSYGQPDYVSRRLTMVLTDAT